Proteins from a single region of Hyla sarda isolate aHylSar1 unplaced genomic scaffold, aHylSar1.hap1 scaffold_81, whole genome shotgun sequence:
- the LOC130347123 gene encoding RNA polymerase-associated protein LEO1-like, which yields MHELKLLIRDEDAPKKSEDQDGKHGSDEDASRKSEDQDGRHRSDEDASKKSEDQNGRHGSDEDASRKSEDQDGRHGSDEDASKKSEDQDGRHGSDEDASRKSEDQDGRHGSDEDASKKSEDQDGRHGSDEDASKKSEDQDGRHGSNEDASKKSEDQDGRHGSDEDASMKSEDQDGRHGSDEDASKKSEDQDGRHGSDEDASRKSEDQDGRHGSDEDASKKSEDQDGRHGSDEDASKKSEDQDGRHGSDEDASRKSEDQDGRHGSDEDASKKSEDQDGRHGSDEDASRKSEDQDGRHGSDEDASKKSEDQDGRHGSDEDASKKSEDQDGRHGSDEDASKKSEGQNGRHRSDEDASKKSEDQDGRHRSDEDASKKSEDQDGRHGSEEDTSKKSEDQDGRHGSDEDASKKSEDQDGRHGSEEDTSKKSEDQDGRHGSEEDALKNLK from the coding sequence agatgAGGACGCCCCAAAGAAATCTGAAGACCAAGATGGGAAACACGGATCAGATGAGGACGCATCAAGGAAATCTGAAGACCAAGATGGAAGACACAGATCAGATGAGGATGCCTCAAAGAAATCTGAAGACCAAAATGGAAGACACGGATCAGATGAGGACGCCTCAAGGAAATCTGAAGACCAAGATGGGAGACACGGATCAGATGAGGACGCCTCTAAGAAATCTGAAGACCAAGATGGGAGACACGGATCAGATGAGGACGCCTCAAGGAAATCTGAAGACCAAGATGGGAGACACGGATCAGATGAGGACGCCTCAAAGAAATCTGAAGACCAAGATGGGAGACACGGATCAGATGAGGACGCCTCAAAGAAATCTGAAGACCAAGATGGAAGACACGGATCAAATGAGGACGCCTCAAAGAAATCTGAAGACCAAGATGGGAGACACGGATCAGATGAGGACGCCTCAATGAAATCTGAAGACCAAGATGGGAGACACGGATCAGATGAGGACGCCTCTAAGAAATCTGAAGACCAAGATGGAAGACACGGATCAGATGAGGACGCCTCAAGGAAATCTGAAGACCAAGATGGGAGACACGGATCAGATGAGGACGCATCAAAGAAATCTGAAGACCAAGATGGGAGACACGGATCAGATGAGGACGCCTCAAAGAAATCTGAAGACCAAGATGGAAGACACGGATCAGATGAGGACGCCTCAAGGAAATCTGAAGACCAAGATGGGAGACACGGATCAGATGAGGACGCCTCTAAGAAATCTGAAGACCAAGATGGGAGACACGGATCAGATGAGGACGCCTCAAGGAAATCTGAAGACCAAGATGGGAGACACGGATCAGATGAGGACGCCTCAAAGAAATCTGAAGACCAAGATGGGAGACACGGATCAGATGAGGACGCCTCAAAGAAATCTGAAGACCAAGATGGGAGACATGGATCAGATGAGGACGCATCAAAGAAATCTGAAGGCCAAAATGGGAGACACAGATCAGATGAGGACGCCTCAAAGAAATCTGAAGACCAAGATGGGAGACACAGATCAGATGAGGACGCATCAAAGAAATCTGAAGACCAAGATGGGAGACatggatcagaagaggacaccTCAAAGAAATCTGAAGACCAAGATGGGAGACATGGATCAGATGAGGACGCCTCAAAGAAATCTGAAGACCAAGATGGGAGACatggatcagaagaggacaccTCAAAGAAATCTGAAGACCAAGATGGGAGACACGGATCAGAAGAGGAcgccttaaaaaatcttaaataa